A part of Gammaproteobacteria bacterium genomic DNA contains:
- a CDS encoding DNA primase, producing the protein MNIPRDFIDSLLARIDLVELINAQIPLRKKSNNNYFACCPFHTEKSASFSVSQPKQFYYCFGCGAHGNAIDFLMQQDRLSFPDAIETLARTAGMTVPHEKGTQERNDALPNLYDMTAKAAHYYYDQMSKSEQAITYLKKRGITGTIAKTFSIGFAASGWQHLYDHLAKDEMQIKHLLQTGLIIKKNEGGYYDRFRERIIFPIHDYRGRVIGFGGRVIDQGEPKYLNSPETPLFQKGHELYGLYQALQANRKLERIILVEGYLDVIALFQYDITCAVATLGTATTAHHLTRLTRYTSEIIFSFDGDRAGQSAALRALHIALPLMDDHIQIKFLFLPSNEDPDSLVRKEGKEKFMARVEQATPLSHFFFDALSTQCDMETMEGRARFATLALQQIKLVPANLFRNLLLEGLSRRSRIPLPDLIHQLGLPSPSEATLSAPKPTLALAKLPNPMRLVLSMLVKQPDLIQYLPQPFHLADVPGKVFLLELVDIIQKKPNISTGTLFEHWRGKEEAALFMDLASIEQTLPQTGLKPEFEGAVNMLLFFDQENVIKALLAKAANEGLTNAEKIALTNKIQDKKLLINKQT; encoded by the coding sequence GTGAATATTCCACGTGATTTTATTGATTCATTACTTGCTCGGATTGATTTAGTTGAATTAATCAATGCTCAAATCCCCTTACGTAAAAAATCGAACAATAATTATTTTGCCTGCTGTCCCTTTCATACTGAAAAAAGCGCCTCCTTTTCGGTGAGCCAACCTAAACAATTTTATTATTGCTTTGGCTGCGGTGCCCATGGCAACGCCATCGACTTCCTGATGCAACAGGATCGTTTGAGTTTCCCTGACGCGATTGAAACTTTAGCCCGAACTGCCGGCATGACGGTACCACACGAAAAAGGTACGCAAGAACGAAACGACGCTTTACCGAACTTATACGATATGACCGCAAAAGCCGCCCATTACTATTATGACCAAATGTCAAAATCTGAGCAGGCGATTACTTATTTAAAAAAACGTGGTATTACCGGGACGATTGCTAAAACATTTTCGATTGGATTTGCTGCGAGTGGTTGGCAACATTTATATGATCATCTAGCCAAAGATGAAATGCAGATTAAACACTTGTTACAAACTGGGTTGATCATTAAAAAGAATGAAGGGGGTTATTACGATCGATTTCGGGAACGTATCATTTTTCCCATTCATGATTATCGTGGCCGCGTCATTGGTTTTGGCGGGCGCGTCATTGATCAAGGCGAACCGAAATATTTAAATTCCCCCGAAACACCACTGTTTCAAAAAGGTCATGAATTGTATGGACTCTATCAAGCCTTACAAGCTAACCGCAAACTCGAGCGCATTATTTTGGTGGAAGGCTACCTCGATGTAATTGCACTTTTTCAATACGACATTACTTGCGCAGTTGCAACGCTGGGCACCGCAACCACCGCCCATCATTTAACACGATTAACCCGCTATACTTCAGAAATTATTTTTTCTTTTGACGGTGACCGCGCCGGTCAAAGTGCAGCGCTGCGTGCACTCCACATTGCGCTGCCTTTAATGGATGATCACATCCAAATCAAATTTTTATTTCTACCGAGCAACGAAGACCCGGATTCGCTGGTACGCAAAGAAGGTAAAGAAAAATTTATGGCGCGCGTTGAACAAGCAACGCCTTTATCGCATTTCTTTTTTGATGCATTGAGCACGCAATGTGATATGGAAACCATGGAAGGTAGAGCGCGTTTTGCAACGCTTGCGCTTCAACAAATTAAACTGGTACCCGCTAATCTTTTTAGGAATTTGTTGTTAGAAGGGTTAAGTCGCCGCTCGCGTATTCCTTTGCCGGATTTAATCCATCAGCTAGGCCTGCCTTCTCCAAGTGAAGCTACTTTATCTGCACCTAAACCTACCCTTGCGCTCGCAAAACTTCCCAACCCCATGCGGTTGGTGCTGAGCATGCTGGTGAAACAACCCGATCTTATACAATACTTACCGCAACCTTTTCATCTCGCAGATGTCCCAGGGAAGGTTTTTTTATTAGAATTGGTTGATATTATCCAAAAGAAACCCAATATATCCACAGGCACCCTATTTGAACATTGGCGTGGAAAAGAAGAGGCAGCTCTATTTATGGATTTAGCTAGTATTGAGCAAACTCTTCCTCAAACAGGCTTAAAGCCCGAATTTGAAGGCGCGGTCAACATGCTTCTTTTTTTTGACCAAGAAAATGTAATTAAAGCGCTTTTGGCCAAAGCTGCTAATGAAGGTTTAACCAATGCGGAAAAAATAGCGTTGACCAATAAGATCCAAGATAAGAAGTTATTGATTAATAAGCAAACATGA
- a CDS encoding GatB/YqeY domain-containing protein, with product MSIKDKITDDMKAAMRAHEKERLLTIRLILSAIKQREIDDRIVLSDDQIQAILNKLIKQRRDSITQFEAGNRPDLASKEAAEILVIQTYLPEQLSEVEIEQAITTAIQETSAFSAKDMGKVMGLLKASLHGRADMTVVSSKVKERLAS from the coding sequence ATGAGCATTAAGGATAAGATTACGGACGACATGAAAGCAGCCATGCGAGCGCATGAAAAAGAACGCTTGCTAACTATTCGTCTCATCCTTTCTGCTATTAAACAACGCGAAATCGATGACCGCATTGTCCTCTCCGATGATCAAATCCAAGCTATTTTAAACAAACTCATCAAGCAACGTCGTGATTCGATTACTCAGTTTGAAGCGGGTAATCGCCCAGACCTTGCGTCTAAAGAAGCAGCAGAAATTCTTGTCATTCAAACGTATCTGCCTGAGCAGCTTTCTGAAGTAGAGATAGAACAAGCCATCACTACGGCTATTCAAGAAACGAGTGCTTTTTCCGCGAAAGATATGGGCAAAGTCATGGGCTTACTCAAAGCTTCACTTCATGGCCGAGCTGACATGACCGTAGTAAGTTCCAAAGTCAAAGAGCGATTAGCGAGCTAG
- the rpsU gene encoding 30S ribosomal protein S21 — protein MPTVRVRDNENFELSLRRFKRLCEKAGILADLRRHEFYEKPTWKRKRKKAAAVKRYQKKILREHMAMERDRQPIGTGNKRDAA, from the coding sequence ATGCCCACAGTCAGAGTAAGAGATAATGAAAATTTTGAACTGAGCTTACGCCGGTTTAAACGTTTATGTGAAAAAGCTGGTATTTTGGCTGATTTACGCCGCCACGAATTTTATGAAAAACCAACTTGGAAGCGTAAACGTAAAAAAGCTGCTGCCGTTAAACGTTATCAGAAGAAAATTCTTCGCGAACATATGGCTATGGAACGAGATCGCCAGCCAATTGGCACGGGTAATAAGAGAGACGCGGCATAA
- the tsaD gene encoding tRNA (adenosine(37)-N6)-threonylcarbamoyltransferase complex transferase subunit TsaD, which yields MYVLGIETSCDETGIAVYHSEAGLVAHCLYSQTEIHQAFGGVVPELASRDHVQKALPLIQETLAQAQLEINQIDAIAYTKGPGLIGALLVGATLGRSLAFALGIPALGVHHLEGHLLAAQLENNPPSFPFLTLLVSGGHTELIHALALGRYHTIGETVDDAVGEAFDKTAKLLGLPYPGGAALAELAKQGDAKRFTFPRPMLNRPGLDFSFSGLKTFALNTLQEQGDDPQTKADVACAFQLAAVDTLARKCKRALLQTQLKRLVIAGGVGANQALRKKLAIMCDALHVDLHFPRPAFCTDNGVMIAYAGYLRLAQGERESLKIVVHPRWPLDQLQPPLA from the coding sequence ATGTATGTCTTAGGTATTGAAACCTCTTGCGATGAAACGGGAATCGCTGTTTATCACAGTGAAGCGGGCTTGGTCGCTCATTGTTTGTACAGCCAGACTGAAATCCATCAAGCTTTTGGGGGGGTAGTCCCTGAACTTGCCTCCCGAGACCATGTGCAGAAAGCCTTACCTCTAATTCAGGAAACGCTCGCCCAAGCGCAATTAGAGATCAATCAGATTGACGCCATTGCCTATACCAAGGGGCCGGGGTTGATTGGTGCGTTACTGGTTGGGGCGACACTTGGCCGATCGCTTGCTTTTGCTTTAGGCATTCCAGCGTTGGGCGTTCATCATTTAGAAGGTCATTTGTTAGCGGCACAATTAGAAAACAATCCGCCTTCATTTCCTTTTCTAACGCTATTGGTCTCAGGTGGGCATACTGAACTCATTCATGCGTTAGCCCTCGGTCGTTATCATACGATTGGCGAGACGGTCGATGATGCAGTGGGGGAGGCTTTTGATAAAACGGCTAAATTACTGGGTCTTCCGTATCCAGGTGGCGCCGCTTTAGCAGAACTTGCCAAACAGGGAGATGCAAAACGGTTTACTTTTCCTCGCCCGATGCTTAACCGTCCAGGATTGGATTTTAGTTTTAGTGGATTAAAGACTTTTGCTCTGAATACGTTGCAAGAACAAGGTGATGATCCGCAAACCAAGGCAGATGTTGCCTGCGCATTTCAACTCGCAGCAGTCGATACCTTGGCTAGGAAATGCAAACGTGCGCTTTTGCAAACTCAACTCAAACGGTTGGTTATTGCAGGCGGGGTTGGGGCAAACCAAGCTTTACGAAAAAAATTAGCCATCATGTGCGATGCGCTTCACGTGGATCTTCATTTTCCACGCCCCGCTTTTTGCACGGATAATGGCGTAATGATTGCTTATGCTGGGTATTTACGTTTAGCACAAGGAGAGCGGGAAAGTTTAAAAATTGTGGTGCACCCAAGATGGCCTTTGGATCAATTGCAACCACCGCTTGCCTAA
- the plsY gene encoding glycerol-3-phosphate 1-O-acyltransferase PlsY gives MTLSTILNGPTLVGIAIAYLFGSISSAIIICKLWHLPDPRTTGSRNPGATNVLRVGGKLPALLTLLGDALKGVIPVFVAQRYGLTPEGVALIAFAVFLGHLYPIFFRFEGGKGVATALGCLFVLSWPVALLWVVNWLILAYLFRYSSLAAIVATFIAPFDLLLFQAPLAYCYGMFSIALMLIVRHRTNMINLWHGTERKIGKTK, from the coding sequence ATGACTTTAAGTACAATTTTAAATGGGCCAACACTTGTAGGCATAGCCATAGCATATCTTTTTGGCTCCATTTCCAGTGCAATTATCATTTGTAAACTCTGGCATTTACCAGATCCCCGGACGACGGGTTCGCGTAATCCTGGTGCCACCAATGTCTTGCGAGTCGGTGGCAAATTACCCGCTTTACTGACCTTACTTGGTGATGCTTTAAAGGGCGTCATTCCCGTTTTTGTCGCGCAACGTTATGGCTTGACTCCAGAGGGCGTCGCCCTCATTGCTTTTGCTGTTTTTTTAGGACATCTCTATCCTATTTTTTTTCGCTTTGAAGGGGGCAAAGGGGTTGCGACGGCATTGGGATGTTTATTCGTCTTATCATGGCCGGTTGCGTTACTTTGGGTGGTCAACTGGCTCATTCTCGCTTATCTCTTTCGCTATTCCTCGTTAGCCGCGATCGTCGCAACCTTCATTGCGCCCTTTGATCTTTTGCTTTTTCAAGCGCCACTCGCTTATTGTTATGGAATGTTTAGCATCGCACTGATGTTAATCGTTCGTCATCGAACTAACATGATCAACTTATGGCATGGCACCGAACGAAAGATTGGAAAAACAAAATAG
- the orn gene encoding oligoribonuclease yields the protein MSAPSSHHLIWIDLEMTGLNPEKDRIIEIATIVTDSNLKVIAEGPQFVIHQPEELLLGMDEWNTKQHHRSGLVDRVRESVIDEAYAESATLAFLEKYVPFGKSPMCGNSIWQDRRFLTRYMPKLENYFHYRMIDVSTLKELALRWAPTIYNGLQKESQHLALDDIRDSIAELRYYREKLLNVPSQN from the coding sequence ATGTCAGCGCCTTCTAGTCATCATTTAATTTGGATCGATCTTGAAATGACGGGACTTAATCCTGAAAAAGATCGCATCATAGAAATTGCAACGATTGTGACTGATTCAAATTTAAAAGTGATTGCTGAAGGTCCGCAATTTGTTATTCATCAACCTGAGGAATTATTATTGGGTATGGATGAGTGGAACACGAAACAACACCATCGCTCTGGATTAGTTGATCGTGTACGCGAAAGTGTGATTGATGAAGCCTATGCGGAAAGTGCAACGCTAGCTTTTTTAGAAAAATATGTTCCTTTTGGTAAATCACCGATGTGTGGCAATAGCATTTGGCAAGATAGGCGCTTCTTAACCCGCTATATGCCAAAGTTAGAAAATTATTTTCATTACCGCATGATTGATGTCAGCACACTTAAAGAATTGGCATTGCGTTGGGCACCTACCATTTATAATGGTTTACAAAAAGAATCCCAACATTTGGCCCTGGATGATATTCGTGATTCAATAGCTGAGCTTCGTTATTATCGCGAAAAACTTTTAAATGTTCCTTCGCAAAATTAA
- the queG gene encoding tRNA epoxyqueuosine(34) reductase QueG → MSETNSSQSGNIAQQIKAWGKALGFQQIGITDTDLKHYHKHFFQFLKKNYQGSMHYLKKNVRKRLQPRTLLPGTIRIISARMDYFPPDTESFRILKDGSKAYISRYALGRDYHRLMRKRLDQLALKINNEITPLGYRAFCDSAPVLEKAIAQKAGLGFIGKHTNLINTKAGSWFFLGEIYTDLPLPLDAPMQTNHCGSCTACIDVCPTNAIMGPQQLDARRCISYLTIELRDAIPVELRALIGNRIYGCDDCQLVCPWNKFARFTHEKDFHPRHQLHVIDLLELFAWNEQTFLDKTAGSSIRRIGYESWQRNIAVALGNAPPAAEITAALERNKATASVMVQEHIDWALKQQLILRRNI, encoded by the coding sequence ATGTCTGAAACTAATTCATCCCAGTCCGGTAACATTGCTCAGCAAATTAAAGCTTGGGGCAAAGCTTTAGGCTTCCAGCAAATAGGCATCACAGATACGGACTTGAAGCACTACCACAAACATTTCTTTCAATTTTTAAAAAAAAATTATCAGGGGTCGATGCATTATTTGAAAAAGAATGTGCGTAAACGTTTGCAACCCCGCACGCTATTACCCGGAACCATTCGTATTATTTCTGCACGCATGGATTATTTCCCCCCCGACACTGAATCCTTTCGAATATTAAAGGATGGATCGAAAGCTTATATTTCACGTTATGCCTTAGGGCGCGATTACCACCGTCTCATGCGCAAACGTTTAGATCAACTTGCCCTTAAAATTAATAACGAGATTACGCCTTTAGGCTATCGAGCCTTTTGTGATAGCGCTCCGGTTTTAGAAAAAGCAATTGCTCAAAAAGCAGGGTTAGGCTTTATCGGTAAACATACTAATCTTATCAATACTAAAGCAGGCTCATGGTTTTTTTTAGGTGAGATTTATACAGACTTACCCTTACCCCTAGATGCACCCATGCAAACCAATCATTGTGGATCATGTACCGCATGCATTGATGTTTGCCCAACTAATGCCATCATGGGTCCACAGCAATTAGACGCCAGACGTTGCATCTCTTATCTCACCATAGAATTACGGGACGCCATCCCGGTGGAATTGCGCGCACTCATCGGTAATCGTATTTATGGTTGTGATGATTGTCAGCTGGTTTGTCCCTGGAATAAGTTTGCACGCTTTACCCATGAAAAAGATTTTCACCCCCGCCATCAATTGCATGTAATCGATTTATTGGAATTATTTGCTTGGAATGAACAAACGTTTCTTGATAAAACTGCAGGATCTAGCATTCGGCGCATCGGGTATGAATCATGGCAACGCAATATTGCAGTTGCCTTAGGCAATGCACCGCCTGCAGCAGAAATAACTGCCGCTTTAGAAAGAAACAAAGCTACAGCAAGTGTAATGGTTCAAGAGCATATTGATTGGGCGCTTAAACAACAATTAATTTTGCGAAGGAACATTTAA
- a CDS encoding tryptophan/tyrosine permease, whose amino-acid sequence MDFKLIGSILLIVGTSLGAGMLALPIVTAQLGFLGAVALLVGCWFLLTAGAFLILEVNLWFSHHSNMITMAKKTIGPLGQIIAWVTYLLLLYSLLCAYIAGGTDLLSHLTHAAEFNIPFIVSAVLFTTFFGAIVWQGIRIVDYSNRLLMMIKFTAYFALVALLLPFISIAPLMKFELTSVTSSAAIMVTITSFGYAAIVPSLRVYFADDIQKLKIAILIGSLIPLVCYFFWDMVIMGVIPLGGSQGLNSILSSTNPNSALVNALISSTSQAPITFFIKLFASICVVTSFLGVSLCLGDFLADGLGVEKKGWPKVFVYLLTFAPPLLIVAVFPNAFLKALEYAGIYCVILLVFLPALMAYRGRYLKHYPQSFRVPGGKIGLLALMAISILLIIFAALT is encoded by the coding sequence ATGGATTTTAAATTGATTGGCAGTATCTTGTTGATTGTCGGCACCTCCCTTGGCGCAGGCATGCTGGCCTTGCCCATTGTGACGGCTCAGTTAGGTTTTTTAGGCGCAGTCGCCTTATTGGTGGGTTGTTGGTTTTTATTAACGGCGGGGGCTTTTTTAATCCTCGAAGTCAATTTGTGGTTCTCCCACCATAGTAATATGATCACCATGGCTAAAAAAACGATAGGTCCCCTCGGTCAAATCATAGCCTGGGTAACTTATCTCCTTTTACTCTATTCGTTGTTGTGCGCCTACATTGCAGGTGGCACCGATTTACTATCTCACTTAACGCACGCGGCAGAATTTAACATCCCCTTTATCGTCAGTGCAGTCCTTTTTACGACTTTCTTTGGTGCTATAGTATGGCAAGGTATTCGTATTGTGGATTACAGCAATCGCTTATTAATGATGATTAAATTCACTGCTTACTTTGCTTTAGTTGCTTTGCTTTTGCCTTTTATTTCAATTGCTCCCTTAATGAAATTTGAATTAACTTCGGTTACTTCAAGCGCAGCAATTATGGTCACCATTACCTCTTTTGGTTATGCGGCCATTGTTCCTAGCTTGCGGGTTTATTTTGCAGATGATATTCAAAAATTAAAAATTGCGATTTTAATTGGCAGCCTTATTCCTCTTGTTTGTTATTTTTTCTGGGACATGGTGATCATGGGCGTCATTCCCTTAGGGGGAAGCCAGGGATTAAATTCCATTTTAAGCTCAACCAACCCCAATAGCGCCTTGGTGAATGCTCTCATTAGTAGCACTTCGCAAGCACCGATCACTTTTTTTATTAAATTGTTTGCGTCAATTTGTGTGGTCACCTCCTTCCTTGGTGTTTCGCTTTGTTTAGGTGATTTCCTTGCAGATGGATTAGGTGTAGAGAAAAAAGGTTGGCCCAAAGTTTTTGTTTATCTCTTAACTTTTGCTCCACCCCTGCTCATTGTCGCCGTTTTTCCGAATGCTTTTTTAAAGGCATTGGAATATGCCGGAATTTACTGTGTGATTCTTCTCGTTTTCCTCCCGGCCTTGATGGCTTATCGCGGTCGTTACCTAAAGCATTATCCCCAAAGTTTTAGAGTTCCCGGTGGAAAAATAGGCTTACTGGCCCTCATGGCCATTTCCATCTTACTCATTATTTTCGCCGCCTTGACGTAA
- a CDS encoding tryptophan/tyrosine permease, protein MNNNRLLGGILLVVGTTIGAGMLALPVATAQVGFWGSLVLLVGCWGVMTACAFLFLEVNLWLPPNSNLISMAGATLGRGGQAVAWVFYLVLLYSILCAYIAGGGDLFHYILASKGIMLPNWSAAILFTFLFGIVVYFGIRAVDYVNRGLMFGKMGAYFLLVILILPFITVVNLGSGRFEYITNSTPITVTVVSFTCLMIIPSLRTYFNDNVPALRKAIFIGTLIPLVCYIAWDMVIMGVIPLEGTPGLAKMLNSASSNSDLVAALTSILQKDSITVLAKFFTSICMATSFLSIALCLSDFLSDGLSIPKIGFGKIAIFVATFLPPTLIVLFYPDAFIGGLKYAGISCFVLMILLPPLMVWSGRYYKELAIPGYRVPGGKFLLGTLLLFAVMMIVLGLEGLV, encoded by the coding sequence ATGAACAATAATCGACTATTAGGTGGAATTTTACTGGTTGTTGGCACAACAATCGGTGCGGGGATGTTAGCTTTGCCAGTCGCAACAGCACAAGTAGGCTTCTGGGGCTCGTTAGTTTTATTAGTGGGCTGCTGGGGCGTAATGACCGCGTGCGCTTTTTTATTCCTTGAGGTCAACTTATGGCTTCCCCCTAACAGCAACCTCATCTCGATGGCTGGGGCGACCTTAGGCCGAGGCGGGCAAGCTGTGGCCTGGGTTTTCTACCTAGTTCTTCTCTATTCGATTTTGTGTGCTTACATTGCAGGCGGCGGAGATCTTTTCCATTACATCCTGGCTTCTAAAGGCATCATGTTGCCTAACTGGTCAGCCGCGATTCTCTTCACCTTCCTATTTGGTATTGTGGTTTACTTCGGTATTCGTGCGGTTGACTATGTTAATCGGGGTTTAATGTTTGGCAAGATGGGCGCTTACTTTTTGCTGGTCATTTTAATTTTACCTTTCATCACCGTTGTTAATCTGGGTAGTGGGCGATTCGAATATATTACGAATTCAACACCCATCACAGTGACTGTGGTCTCTTTTACCTGTCTTATGATCATCCCGAGTTTACGAACTTATTTTAACGATAATGTGCCAGCCCTTCGCAAAGCTATTTTTATCGGCACGCTTATCCCCTTAGTTTGTTACATTGCTTGGGATATGGTGATTATGGGTGTTATTCCGTTAGAAGGTACCCCGGGTTTAGCTAAAATGCTAAATTCTGCAAGCTCCAATAGTGATTTAGTCGCAGCACTGACCTCCATTTTGCAAAAAGATTCTATCACCGTCCTTGCTAAATTCTTCACTTCGATTTGCATGGCGACTTCATTTCTAAGCATTGCACTCTGTTTGTCCGACTTCCTCTCCGATGGTTTATCCATTCCGAAAATAGGCTTCGGTAAAATAGCGATTTTTGTAGCCACATTCTTGCCGCCGACGTTGATCGTCTTATTTTATCCAGATGCATTCATTGGCGGATTAAAATATGCTGGCATTAGCTGTTTTGTTCTCATGATTTTATTGCCACCTTTAATGGTTTGGAGCGGACGCTATTACAAGGAGCTTGCTATTCCAGGTTACCGCGTTCCAGGTGGGAAATTTTTACTCGGGACATTATTATTATTTGCGGTCATGATGATTGTTCTGGGTTTAGAAGGTTTAGTTTAA
- a CDS encoding NAD(P)H-hydrate dehydratase: MQVANAIYQTEQLRTLEKLACRLDDITTLVLMQRAATAAAEFMHRRWRDAQNVAIFCGNGNNGGDGYELARVLHHKGIKVQVIQVGEGEMTPDTRAAFNECEKEGVVIMPFSDDMDVHQFELLVDAIAGMGVKKTLRSNILKVLNFMHTFRGPVLSLDLPTGVEADTGIILGDAVRANATITYLGYKLGLLTGHGIAYAGEVVLHDLQLPESLFNEVTPIALKGLFPTYATRYLVPRPRDWHKGKSGHVLVIGGDFGFAGAPRLAALAALRVGAGLVTLATRPEHAMMMGATQPEIMAVGVETEKDLLPLMKRATAIVLGPGLGQSDWGLKLWRLVIQSTCPLVVDADGLNILASHPCERKDWVLTPHPGEAGRLLGLDVEAIQNDRLGAVKALVSRYQGVSVLKGAGTLIYSADRLPEVCDKGNPGMATAGMGDLLAGAIGGLIAQGIPLHDAAVLGVLQHAIAGDIAIKDGERGMIATDLLPFIRRLSNYSL; encoded by the coding sequence ATGCAAGTTGCCAACGCTATTTACCAAACCGAACAACTTCGAACCCTTGAAAAACTCGCTTGTCGTTTAGATGACATCACCACACTTGTTTTGATGCAACGCGCAGCAACTGCTGCTGCGGAGTTTATGCATCGTCGATGGCGCGATGCGCAAAACGTCGCAATTTTCTGTGGGAATGGCAATAACGGGGGGGATGGTTACGAACTAGCCCGAGTTTTGCATCACAAAGGCATTAAAGTTCAAGTCATTCAAGTTGGCGAAGGAGAGATGACACCCGACACACGAGCCGCTTTTAATGAATGTGAAAAAGAGGGCGTTGTTATTATGCCCTTCAGCGATGATATGGATGTGCATCAATTTGAGTTACTCGTCGATGCCATAGCTGGAATGGGTGTTAAAAAAACGCTTCGATCTAATATTCTCAAAGTACTAAATTTTATGCATACCTTTCGCGGACCGGTGCTTTCACTTGATTTACCGACAGGTGTTGAAGCGGACACGGGTATCATTCTTGGTGATGCGGTCCGCGCTAATGCAACGATCACTTACCTTGGCTATAAATTAGGACTGTTGACCGGTCACGGCATTGCTTATGCGGGCGAAGTGGTTTTGCATGATTTACAATTACCGGAATCACTTTTCAATGAAGTTACTCCCATCGCCCTAAAGGGTCTTTTTCCTACCTATGCAACGCGTTATCTCGTGCCGCGCCCACGAGATTGGCATAAAGGAAAATCCGGTCATGTGTTAGTCATTGGCGGTGATTTTGGTTTTGCTGGCGCACCGCGGCTCGCAGCCCTTGCAGCCTTACGCGTCGGAGCAGGTTTGGTCACCCTTGCGACTCGACCTGAACACGCCATGATGATGGGGGCAACGCAACCTGAAATCATGGCGGTGGGTGTTGAAACCGAAAAAGATTTATTACCCCTCATGAAGCGCGCAACAGCCATTGTGTTAGGTCCTGGACTAGGACAATCCGATTGGGGCTTAAAGTTATGGCGGCTTGTCATTCAATCAACGTGTCCCCTCGTTGTGGATGCTGATGGTTTAAATATCCTAGCTTCCCATCCTTGTGAGCGAAAGGACTGGGTGCTAACACCGCATCCGGGAGAAGCGGGGCGATTATTAGGGCTCGATGTTGAAGCTATTCAAAATGATCGTCTTGGAGCGGTTAAGGCCTTAGTTAGCCGATATCAGGGCGTAAGTGTTTTAAAGGGGGCGGGGACCCTAATTTATTCGGCCGATCGATTACCGGAAGTGTGTGACAAAGGTAACCCCGGTATGGCAACAGCTGGGATGGGCGATTTACTTGCTGGTGCGATAGGCGGTTTAATCGCTCAAGGTATTCCCTTACATGATGCAGCCGTGCTCGGTGTGTTGCAGCATGCAATCGCGGGGGACATCGCTATCAAAGATGGTGAGCGCGGGATGATTGCCACAGACTTGCTCCCTTTTATCAGAAGACTTAGCAATTACTCCCTATGA
- the tsaE gene encoding tRNA (adenosine(37)-N6)-threonylcarbamoyltransferase complex ATPase subunit type 1 TsaE: MIKTIPLADEAETLQCGAKLAACVEPGTLIFLEGNLGAGKTTFCRGFLRGLGYQGKVKSPTYTLLEVYEVAGKEIIHCDFYRLTQVHELEFIGLQDYFQTAFAVLIEWAEKVDEALPNPDMICHLTIVNTSRVVNFEAKNLRGQAILKKLR; this comes from the coding sequence ATGATCAAAACCATTCCTCTTGCTGATGAAGCTGAAACATTACAATGCGGTGCTAAACTCGCTGCATGTGTAGAACCGGGTACCCTCATTTTCTTGGAAGGAAACTTAGGCGCGGGCAAAACAACTTTTTGTCGCGGGTTTTTACGGGGTTTGGGCTATCAAGGCAAAGTTAAAAGCCCCACTTATACCTTGCTCGAAGTGTATGAAGTGGCAGGTAAAGAAATTATTCATTGTGATTTTTATCGATTAACCCAAGTGCACGAGTTAGAGTTTATTGGATTACAAGATTATTTTCAGACGGCATTCGCTGTTCTTATTGAGTGGGCGGAAAAAGTCGATGAAGCGTTACCTAATCCTGATATGATTTGTCATCTCACCATCGTTAATACGAGCCGTGTCGTTAACTTTGAGGCGAAGAACTTACGGGGTCAAGCTATCTTAAAAAAGCTGAGATAG